A part of Brachybacterium faecium DSM 4810 genomic DNA contains:
- a CDS encoding predicted dehydrogenase (PFAM: Oxidoreductase family, C-terminal alpha/beta domain; Oxidoreductase family, NAD-binding Rossmann fold), which translates to MIADPNAALEAATGQTPLRAVVVGAGGMGRWWSRVIASSPMTELVGVADLVEGMPAESIAQSGVEDPSAVATGTDGVDLALEVGADILINPTVPVAHHPVTVKALHAGVPVLGEKPVTETLPEALSLMAHAELTGVPFMISQSRRFFPQVRELRRFVAAHGPTVLTSAFFSLYTEMEGYRRTQLHPLLRDMGIHAFDTARYIMDTDPVAVTARGAQPEWSVYTHDATVTATFEMSDGALFVYNGTWNARGLPTYWNSEWRIGAQHGTATWDGTGAPVLGTEDQEETRALNTALEEALSTSEPDQIDASIIEFVTSVREGRRPMCEVHDNILSFAMVEAAVASVDCGERVEIDALLEEARADAIAAEADPEARDILQGWSSVREAVEAW; encoded by the coding sequence TGATCGCCTCGAGCCCCATGACCGAGCTGGTGGGCGTCGCCGACCTCGTCGAGGGGATGCCCGCGGAGTCGATCGCGCAGTCCGGCGTGGAGGATCCCTCCGCGGTCGCGACCGGCACCGACGGCGTGGACCTCGCGCTCGAGGTGGGCGCGGACATCCTCATCAACCCCACCGTGCCCGTCGCCCATCACCCGGTGACGGTGAAGGCGCTGCACGCGGGGGTCCCGGTGCTCGGCGAGAAGCCGGTCACCGAGACGCTCCCCGAGGCGCTGAGCCTGATGGCGCACGCCGAGCTGACCGGCGTGCCGTTCATGATCTCGCAGTCGCGGCGCTTCTTCCCCCAGGTGCGGGAACTGCGCAGGTTCGTCGCCGCGCACGGGCCCACGGTGCTGACCAGCGCCTTCTTCTCCCTGTACACGGAGATGGAGGGCTATCGCCGCACCCAGCTGCACCCGCTGCTGCGGGACATGGGCATCCACGCCTTCGACACGGCCCGCTACATCATGGACACGGATCCGGTCGCGGTCACCGCGCGCGGGGCGCAGCCCGAGTGGAGCGTCTACACGCACGATGCGACGGTGACGGCGACCTTCGAGATGTCCGACGGGGCGCTGTTCGTCTACAACGGCACCTGGAACGCGCGTGGTCTGCCCACCTACTGGAACAGCGAGTGGCGGATCGGGGCGCAGCACGGCACCGCCACCTGGGACGGCACCGGCGCACCGGTGCTGGGCACCGAGGACCAGGAGGAGACCCGGGCGTTGAACACCGCGCTCGAGGAGGCGCTGTCCACCTCGGAGCCGGATCAGATCGATGCCTCGATCATCGAGTTCGTGACCTCCGTGCGCGAGGGCCGACGGCCGATGTGCGAGGTGCACGACAACATCCTCTCCTTCGCGATGGTCGAGGCCGCGGTGGCCTCGGTCGACTGCGGCGAGCGGGTCGAGATCGATGCGCTGCTCGAGGAGGCCCGCGCCGACGCGATCGCCGCGGAGGCTGATCCCGAGGCGCGGGACATCCTGCAGGGCTGGAGCTCCGTCCGCGAGGCCGTCGAGGCCTGGTGA
- a CDS encoding glutamine amidotransferase of anthranilate synthase or aminodeoxychorismate synthase (PFAM: Glutamine amidotransferase class-I~TIGRFAM: glutamine amidotransferase of anthranilate synthase or aminodeoxychorismate synthase), with protein MAETDRTDRHTAPGAPTARILVIDNYDSFVFTIVGYLQQMGAETVVVRNDEVPQDADGAVDLAGVDGVLVSPGPGNPTTAGRSLEVIGACAAREVPMLGVCLGHQALGQYFGATVAHSPQLMHGRTSELTHEGASVFACAPSPMTATRYHSLTVVPETIPPELEVTARTADGMVMGLAHRELPLHGVQFHPESVLTENGHLMLARFLELCDGRDAVQRSAGLKPLMTAG; from the coding sequence ATGGCGGAGACTGACCGCACGGACCGGCACACGGCCCCGGGGGCGCCGACGGCGCGGATCCTGGTGATCGACAACTACGACAGCTTCGTCTTCACCATCGTCGGCTACCTGCAGCAGATGGGTGCCGAGACGGTCGTGGTGCGCAACGACGAGGTCCCGCAGGACGCCGACGGCGCCGTGGACCTCGCCGGCGTCGACGGGGTGCTGGTCTCCCCCGGCCCCGGCAATCCGACCACCGCCGGGCGCTCGCTCGAGGTGATCGGCGCGTGCGCGGCCCGCGAGGTGCCGATGCTCGGGGTGTGCCTCGGCCATCAGGCGCTCGGCCAGTACTTCGGCGCCACCGTCGCGCATTCCCCGCAGCTCATGCACGGGCGCACCAGCGAGCTCACGCACGAGGGCGCGAGCGTGTTCGCCTGCGCCCCCTCCCCGATGACCGCCACCCGCTACCACTCGCTGACCGTGGTGCCGGAGACGATCCCGCCGGAGCTCGAGGTCACCGCCCGCACCGCCGACGGCATGGTGATGGGCCTCGCGCACCGCGAGCTGCCGCTGCACGGGGTCCAGTTCCACCCCGAGTCGGTGCTCACCGAGAACGGGCACCTCATGCTCGCCCGCTTCCTCGAGCTGTGCGACGGCCGCGACGCCGTGCAGCGCTCGGCGGGGCTGAAGCCCCTCATGACCGCCGGCTGA
- a CDS encoding uncharacterized conserved protein (PFAM: Bacterial protein of unknown function (DUF881)): MEAGGERHRTARTAHTAGRTARGRTRIGVALVMVLCGVLFATTARLSGGGSIRDESSDVVGVLQERGRDIERLTEENATMRAEVEGLRGAEAGAPTAEGAEHVADAVGLSEVSGPALRITLTDAPSSALSIPGTEPNDLVVHQQDLEAYINALWAGGAEAMMLQDQRVINGSAFRCAGNTLLLEGRVYSPPFVVTVIGPIDEMTEALEDAPGVEAYRTWVGHVGLGEKIETLETTTLPAFEGSLTLTAEAAA, translated from the coding sequence ATGGAGGCAGGGGGCGAGCGCCACCGCACTGCACGCACTGCGCACACCGCAGGGCGCACCGCGCGCGGGCGCACGCGCATCGGCGTGGCGCTGGTGATGGTGCTGTGCGGGGTCCTGTTCGCCACCACCGCCCGGCTCTCCGGCGGCGGCTCCATCCGCGACGAGAGCAGCGATGTGGTGGGCGTGCTGCAGGAGCGCGGGCGCGACATCGAACGGCTCACCGAGGAGAACGCGACCATGCGCGCCGAGGTGGAGGGGCTGCGCGGCGCGGAGGCCGGCGCCCCGACCGCCGAGGGCGCGGAGCACGTCGCCGATGCCGTCGGCCTCAGCGAGGTCAGCGGCCCCGCGCTGCGGATCACCCTCACCGACGCCCCCAGCAGCGCCCTGTCCATCCCGGGCACCGAGCCGAACGACCTCGTCGTCCACCAGCAGGACCTCGAGGCGTACATCAACGCGCTGTGGGCCGGCGGGGCGGAGGCGATGATGCTGCAGGACCAGCGGGTCATCAACGGCAGCGCCTTCCGCTGCGCCGGCAACACCCTGCTGCTCGAGGGCCGGGTCTACTCCCCGCCGTTCGTGGTGACCGTCATCGGACCGATCGACGAGATGACCGAGGCGCTCGAGGACGCCCCCGGCGTGGAGGCGTACCGCACCTGGGTGGGGCACGTCGGGCTCGGCGAGAAGATCGAGACGCTCGAGACCACCACGCTGCCCGCCTTCGAAGGCTCGCTCACCCTCACCGCGGAGGCCGCCGCATGA
- a CDS encoding sortase family protein, LPXTG-site transpeptidase (PFAM: Sortase family~TIGRFAM: LPXTG-site transpeptidase (sortase) family protein) encodes MTPTHRRRDRRGGGVLGILGELLLTLGALLLLFLVWQLWWTDVIADREQAGIIDGLEQEWGELDAEEIAPRQEGPPPIPETPQDTMVWGKMHVPAFDRPQFPLAEGVSLEKVLNVKGAGHYPETALPGEVGNFSVAGHRNTYGRVFEDIARLETGDAIVVETSDAFYVYEVSESLVVQPADVEVIAPTPGRPEVEPTAQMLTLTACHPMYSARERYIVHAEFAYWTDRADGIPEALATGEEED; translated from the coding sequence ATGACCCCCACCCACCGCCGCCGAGACCGCCGCGGCGGAGGGGTCCTCGGGATCCTCGGGGAGCTGCTGCTGACCCTCGGCGCCCTGCTGCTGCTCTTCCTCGTCTGGCAGCTGTGGTGGACGGACGTCATCGCCGACCGCGAGCAGGCCGGCATCATCGACGGCCTCGAGCAGGAGTGGGGCGAGCTCGACGCGGAGGAGATCGCACCCCGCCAGGAGGGCCCGCCGCCGATCCCCGAGACCCCGCAGGACACGATGGTCTGGGGCAAGATGCACGTGCCGGCCTTCGACCGGCCCCAGTTCCCGCTCGCCGAGGGCGTGAGCCTCGAGAAGGTGCTCAACGTCAAGGGCGCCGGCCACTACCCGGAGACGGCGCTGCCGGGCGAGGTCGGGAACTTCTCGGTCGCCGGGCACCGCAACACCTACGGCCGCGTCTTCGAGGACATCGCCCGGCTCGAGACGGGGGACGCGATCGTGGTGGAGACCTCCGACGCGTTCTACGTGTACGAGGTGAGCGAGTCGCTGGTCGTGCAGCCGGCGGACGTCGAGGTGATCGCGCCGACGCCCGGCCGGCCCGAGGTCGAGCCCACCGCGCAGATGCTCACCCTGACCGCCTGCCATCCGATGTACTCCGCGCGCGAGCGCTACATCGTCCACGCCGAGTTCGCGTACTGGACGGACCGGGCCGACGGGATCCCCGAGGCGCTCGCCACCGGTGAGGAGGAGGACTGA
- a CDS encoding Uncharacterised protein family (UPF0233) (PFAM: Uncharacterised protein family (UPF0233)), with the protein MARSRKKSSRQATSNAKATASAKDPVTPAGGEISEKAKDSTRSTSVKKAAAAESTRTTGRRVAAATQNPPWLAPTAVVLLIVGLLYLVTYYISAGQLPLPIGDWNLAVGFGVLMVGGGMLMFWK; encoded by the coding sequence ATGGCCAGGAGCAGGAAGAAGTCGTCCCGGCAGGCGACGTCGAACGCGAAGGCCACCGCTTCGGCGAAGGATCCGGTCACCCCCGCGGGCGGCGAGATCTCCGAGAAGGCGAAGGACTCCACCCGCTCCACCTCGGTGAAGAAGGCCGCGGCCGCGGAGAGCACCCGCACCACCGGGCGCCGGGTCGCCGCGGCGACGCAGAACCCGCCGTGGCTCGCGCCCACCGCCGTCGTGCTCCTCATCGTGGGGCTGCTCTACCTCGTCACGTACTACATCTCCGCCGGTCAGCTGCCGCTGCCCATCGGCGATTGGAACCTCGCGGTCGGCTTCGGGGTGCTCATGGTGGGCGGCGGCATGCTCATGTTCTGGAAGTAG